The genomic window TTGTGAACTACAGAACACTACACCAGAATGTTTTTCTCAACTTGGGGAATTTATAGATTGAAATATTGTAGACACCTTTATTTGTTTAAGATTGTATGGTGACATCATggatgttttttaaatatttttatatgtaattgTGCTTTTTCACTTTTATCCATCTACAAGCACTTAATTAATGAATAGAGAATATATTCACCGATTTAAGTGTATGCTTGTAGACAATATACTGTAGGATATCCTTATTAAACTGTTAATACAGATATGTTTcatctttttgttattttgaaagtaaaatgcaaatgttgaaattaaaatatcaataccttatatataattaacatttAAGTTATTCAAAATATGTGgctcaatgaaccatgactgaaggtacaggGCCAAACAAtctccatagattttttttatgtatgataaATAACaagttataataaataataaataagctttatcTAGAGTGGGCAAGGTATACAAACAGAGacaacataagctctaatgaacttttaacctttttttcaagTTGGTGTTAGAATTTCATATAATGAACTAACACTCATTATACCATTTAAATCTTTACAGCAGATTCCATTGATTagtttgcttgctagctgaactgtgaagttcTTATTAGGTCATGTAAATAACCCTCCATTAAAAGTAGACTAGTCCGaaagataaccaatctatctgtctgtagaactaggctacttcgaaaggtgggaagtataccttacctaataatgactccATGGTACAGCTAGCAAGTAAGCTAACCATAAATATTActtttgcctacacactcaatggaatcggctgtaatcattaaaatagaaatacaacCAAACTTAATTTTTTGGGTTTTATTGagatcaaataaaaacaacaaagaactatttttgtttgtaagatttgtaaatttttacctCTCTAATTGCATTTTCTTTTCTGTGATTAAAGCATGCAGCTGTTGTTGCTGTGCTTCTCTTTGTTTTGCTatagattttaataaatttctagATCCTATTGCCTGaaatgtacaaataataaaaaagataagaatttttaaaaaaaagttgattgaTGTACTGTGACAAAACTTCTTGCCAAAGTTTAATAATTCTATGGATTGTATGTTGACATCTTTTATTCAACAGTGTATGCATTAAATTACATATAAATTAAGtctttatgagaaaaaaaaatattagtaagCCCAAAAAATCTGTCTCCAGttcacttatttatttattttcatgggtagcAATATTAATTTCAGTGTATTTTCTAGATGATTTACACCGCATTGattatttgaatttgtggtttgcCTCTACTcaagaaatcaacaaaaattggtactCATCGAAAAATAATTCAGTATCATAAAATTTCTTAAAACTAAAATGGCATCATTTGAATGGCCTTTGTCTAAACCTGATCTACACATGATTACAATATGATTAAcagctataaaaaaaatcccatactgatatatttgtttgaaataataaaaaaaaattaattcaatgtATAACACATTTTAGCAGTTCATCTTCTTTCTATTATATATATTCTGTGTGGGCCTGTACTAAGCATAAGAAAGGAGGCTGTTATAATGTATTTGATGTTTGACCTTGGTAGATGTCTGTCATGTTTGTTGTTTAACCAAAAGTCAGGTTATTTTCTCATTTGAACTGCTTTAAAGTTTTTCAATGTATTGGTCTTTTTaacttactatgcggtatggggttttctcattgttgaagaacaCACATtcacagagctccagataagctgcgtatttgcgtgatcacgcaatacaaataataaaaaaaccaatgcaattgcccattgcagggttcaataacccaattaattcaaaggaaaacccaattatattccaaaaccatgagttctcaacccttttattggctaccatttgcggtgtttacccttatctgtttacagtcgtcgcgtaaactatttttatttttcataatattttataattggATATTTCCTTtcattctaaaaatagatccctgcatcaagtagctgaaatgggtccctgttagagtttgccgttgctcaataggtacacgtgtttttgaaaacatttcgatcttctctcgacgtttatccaattagcgtgtgtcatgtagTCATATTTCTTTCGCATTGCTcaggatttatcataacatacattgaattaaaacgaaagtgaatgttcggttaaaatattgaatagaataaatttgagaaaggaaatggtgaatatgtcaaagcgacaaccacccaaccatagagcaaacaacagccgaaggcaaccaatgggtcttcaatgtagcgagaattcccgcacccgtaggtgtccttcagctggcccctaaaatatgcataatagtacagtgataatggacgtcatactaaactccgaattatacacaagaaactaaaatttaaaataatacaagactaacaaaggccagaggctcctgacttgggacaggcgcaaaattgcggcggggttaaacatgtttatgagatctcaaccctccccctatacctctagccaatgtaaaaaagtaaaacaataacaatacgcacattaaaattcagttcaagagaagtccgagtctaatgtcaaaagatgtaacaaaagaaaataaataaaatgacaataatacataaataacaacagactactagcagttaactgacatgccagctccagacctcaattaaactgattgaaagattatgtcttcatcatatgaatatcaggtacaatccctcccgttaggggtttagtatcatactatcataaaatatatgagaagaacataacccgtgtcatgccaacaacatgttttctgcttcttttgaaaagctgaggaaaagttatgatgataacaacaCTCAGTCAGTGTTTTTAGGAAGCCGTCGAACACACGGGCGTGTGTGCttaccttaacgagaacattgctaataaaaacagggtttcctcaaaaagaaatcagttggaaaaagtgaaaggccaaacaCGTGAGGCCatatcaattatgacatgataaagcatcagaaaccaaaagttctaataaaagacaactaaacctagatttatgaaaattggaataaaacaaaaacattcaagtataattagagtttataaactattttttgtttcattttacaccgatctcagaatttattatataaaggtataagacgagtgcatgtgaatacacatatccgttttatacagtatatatgagaaaatacaaaactggcagaaggtttgaaacggaacaaaaattaaacctacaattgctcctcagtgaataaaccaaataaaacagctagcaaataaccctaactctaaaccaaataaaacagctaatcAAAGAAAGAagcatatttaagatggaaaaaaatctggggttgatattgcctaaatattcaatattgtgttgatgaaaaaacccaatacaataaggagcttggtggtgaaaaacccaatttgatattaacatgaggggtgaattggaattgataatgcaattaaaaaagtttatcacccaattatataaggaaatggtgggtaaaaaacccaatttgtgaattcttatctggagctctgcatTCACCTATATTCATTTTAGCATTTCCTCATTTTGTCTCTgctagttgtctcatttgtaaacatttatcacatctacttattttagatcaaatatattattaagaaaaattTAGCAAGACAGTTTAGGAAATCCACCATCTTCTTTTATGGGTAGTAAAAATtagttatatttacaatgtattCTGAGTTGTGTTTAAAACCCACCTTCATCTTTTCTTTTTCTACTTCTTTGGAAACATTATCAACAACTTCTATAAAAGTTCCTACAATCTTCTGAAAATCTCCAATTTCTgcaaagaaagagaaaaaaaatgacaagtgctaaaaaatattttcacatctCTAGGCAGCTGGCTGAAATTTTAGTCGTCATGCAATCTAACGagtttaaaagatatataaatatttccTTGCCATGTGAGTTTTCATGCTATTTATCATGTTAATAGGATCTCACTTATAAGTGACAAGAAGAAACAATGAAGGAtagttaatacatgtataatcaaatgattaattttctataaatctattgttttgacatgtttgatacaATAACAGTAAATAGTTTCTTGTCACAATTTTTTCTTCTTGTTCCTTATAAATTTCTTCTTGTTGGTATTTATTGAGACCATAttatggggacaaagtccccaaaaacagtagaaaaatcaataaaaaaaaaaaaaaaaaaaaatcgaggaaaattttcccgaaattttcattgtcCTACACATTTGTCCTAATGACAATGaatgaactcaaaatcattcaatttttttgatgtcatgttttgaattcccgcatctgcgcagaaatctacaatgtatttcctttttccggtctcgtttgtatgaaactttgagtaaaatatgtTTATCAGTCTAGTacaaaataggaaggaacgcaataccaatttcatttttaataattccttgatatgaaaaaacgttacctgatgatagcgtttctttgttaacattgcatatgacgtcataacttaaatagtgtcacaactaaaatccctaacaacagaactaacatcggaaacgttacggtatttccgtttcttgttttttaacaaatatttaagttacaaaacaataattcatacagacttcgtccccatttacaggtaatgcctgcctcatattaagaATGTATTGTGACCtcacaatttccatttaaaaagcATGCATAACACGAAAACATATGATCTAACCAAAAATAATTAttcaatacaataaaattgaaatggTTTAATcagtattacaatatttctcaaTTAGTATATGTCATACTTTCAACGAATTCTCTACATTCTTCTTTCAATTCTTGTGTTTGCTGTGCTACTTCGGGTTCAAGGACTctaattttgttaatttcatcAAAGTGTAAACCAGCTCTTGAAAGAGCTTCGTCTGCCATCTTCAAACAGAATGGAATGTCAAGGAAGTTGTCCAATCAATTTTGTGCTTGAAAGAATAACGTAGCTACTGTGAAACAAAGCGCaaataaaacaaagatttttcaAACCAGCAGGTACTTGTTTACATTTACTGTTTCgtataatacaaaatattaaaacataataaaattaattttgtattttaagtaATATAATAAAAGATTTGTTTGTAACTTCCAAACTTGAAAGGAAAAACTTAAACAGAGATTAAGTTGTTTTCATATGCATACGAAACCAACATTCTTTTAACTTTGCATATCACTCCCAGGACATTACGCATTACGTCAACTTTGCATTAAATAATTCTATATTTAGAAATTGGTATAAATACACTGTTTAAAATGTCAGTAAGACAAACATGTTCTTTCATTCAAGAAGGAAACATGTTGAATTATCATATCTCATAAATaggaaaacaattattacaacaaTTGGACAAATTTTACCACAGAACAAACTGTATTAGCAGGTCCACCTGATTAGTGAAGattttataacaaatttgtatttaatgtcaCTTACTATGTCTGGGGAGACAAAAACTGTGATAAAAGGAACATCTTCCAAGTATGTGAAGCTGAATGTTGGTGGATCACTCCACTATACAACAATTGGGACATTAACCAAACAAGACACAATGCTGAGGGCAATGTTTAGTGGCAGAATGGAGGTTCTAACAGATTCAGAAGGTAAAAATCATGTTAAATTAACTGTGATGACACAGATGATGCTATTAAACTCTTGTTCATTTAGCATTAAATGCTGCATATATATTAGTGTTATTATTCCTAATCGGTAAACaataatatacatataatttgatattttcattGCACTTTAATTCCACTTTGTTTAAATTGGagtaaaaatattgtaaataatccATGTATGCCAACAGCATGTAATCATCGGATGTCGATGGAATATTGTATACTAAAAGAAGAAGACATGTATGTGAAATCAATGACGATGTTGGCATCTGTTTCTGATGatactatgtacatgtatatctaatgGGAAGCAGGACAAATTGCCCCACTCTTTTATAAACTAGCACCATTTTCTAAAATTGCCCCATTTCTGAAAAGGGTTAGATCCTGTTTCTCCTGCCAACTCagttggtaaacaagagtggggcgagttggtgaaaaagtggggtgatacagtggcagatccaggggggggggggggtgtccggggttggaatccccccttttttttggcc from Mytilus galloprovincialis chromosome 5, xbMytGall1.hap1.1, whole genome shotgun sequence includes these protein-coding regions:
- the LOC143076266 gene encoding intraflagellar transport protein 20 homolog B-like; the encoded protein is MADEALSRAGLHFDEINKIRVLEPEVAQQTQELKEECREFVEKIGDFQKIVGTFIEVVDNVSKEVEKEKMKAIGSRNLLKSIAKQREAQQQQLHALITEKKMQLERLRIQHDALKKTEDDQKEFIEQFLLQK